The DNA sequence ATCCGGGAAGCATAAGGTGATCATTGTCAAATTAAATGGAGGGGAATTTGTAAAAAAGATGATTGTAATATTCTCGGATTCCATCAAGTGAATGTAAGGTTCACTCATTCTTGCCAGGAATGAATATTGGATTAGACAGGGGTGTTATGGATCGGAACATTTATAGTATCATTCTGGCAGTGGTTAATATAAATATTGCAGCTGATGCGGAAATCCATCCGAGTTTGTCTGGAACCGTGAGCTTTTCAAGGTTCTTTTACTTTTCTTTTGGTTTTCATCCGGTTGGTTGTTATAATGGAAATAGATTATTTACGACTGGGAGGAAGAGGTTTTACTATGGAAAAATTCGATATGATCAAAAACACTCTGCTGAACCTCAGATTTGCCTCCATCATTGAGATCCTGATCGTTGCCTGGCTGCTGTACAAGCTGTACTGGCTGATCCGGGAGACCCGGGCGGAGCAGCTTCTGAAAGGAATACTCATTATTCTCGCCCTGATTCCCATTTCCTACATTTCCAACATGACCATGCTCTATTTCCTGCTCTCCCGGGCGATAACGCTGGGCGTGCTTTCCTTCGTCATCATCTTCCAGCCGGAAATCCGGCGGGCACTGGAACATCTGGGGCGGTCAGCCTTCAACGATCGTCACATTACCCCGGAGGAGCGGGCCTGGGAGGAAATGATTACTGAAATTGCCACGGCGGTGGAGAGCATGAGTCAGTCGAAGACCGGCGCGCTGATTGCCATTGAGCAGCAGACCATGCTGCGGGAAATCATCTCGACCGGAACCATGATTGACGCTAAAGTTTCCGCGCCCCTGATGGAGAACATTTTTGTTCCCAATACACCGCTGCATGACGGAGCCATGATCATCCGGAATGACCGGATCGCCGCCGCCGGCTGCATGCTGCCGCTGACGACTTCCAGCGAGATCTCCAAGAAACTGGGCACCCGTCATCGCGCGGCCATCGGACTGACGGAAGTATCGGATGCCGCGGTGATCGTGGTATCGGAGGAAACCGGGGTAATCTCCCTGGCGCTGAACGGAAAACTGGTCCGAAACTATGACAAGGACCGCTTGAAAGCCATATTGTTGAAGATCTTGTTTAAAAAGCAGCTGAAGGACGAAGAATCGATGAGAGAGAAGGTGAAAAAATGGCTAAAAGACAAGTCAACGACCTCCTCATAAAGATTTTATGCATCATCGCTTCCATCGCTCTGTGGGTGTTCATCATCAATACAACCAATCCGCCGCAGCGGATGACGTTCAACAACGTATCCGTCCAAGTCCAGAATGCGGATACCCTGCTGGCCAAGGGGCTGATCCTGGTGCCAAACCAGCAGCTGACCGTGCGGGTGCCGCTGGAAGGGCCGGCGAATGATCTATACTCCATTAATGCCGATGCCATCAATGTCACGCTGGATGTGACGCAGCGAGCCCTTAAGGTCGGGGAACAGGAAGTTCAGGTCACGTATGTTCAGACTCCCTCCGGTGTCAATCTGACCGGATCCAATCCGGCGGTGAAGCTCCAGGTCGATGAATACCTGAAAAAACCGGTGGAAATCAAGAAGGACCGCCTGATCTACGAGGCCGCTCCCGGCTTCTATGTGCCCGAGCCCCAGATCGATACGAATTTTGTCACGGTGTCCGGCCCCAAGGCCAGCGTCGATCGCGTCGCTGCCGTCAAGCCGATCTCCGAGAAAAAGAACATCAGCCAGCTGGCCCGGGAAGTGCTCAAACTGGAAGCGCTTGACTCCGACGGTCAGATCGTGCCCAACGTCACCCTGTCCGAAAGCTATGTCGAGGTCACTTATATTCCCCAGCCGGTGAAAGTCGTGCCTGTTACTGCCATCTGGGACGGTGTCAACGCCAGCATCAACCTGGTCCGGATTACCGCCGAACCAACCACGATCCGCATCACCGCCAAGGAAAACATCCTGAAAAACATTTCCGAAGTGGAAACCGGATCGCTGAACATGGAACTGATCGAGCCGGGTGAAACCCGCCGGGCCATGCCGCTGATCCTGCCCATCGACGTGATTGTGCTGGATGACGCGAATAAGCCGAAAGAGGCCATCGTTGATGTGGTTACGGTTGCCGAACCCATCACCACCAAGACCGTCACCAAGAATGTCACCCTGACCGGCCAGCCCGCCCAGGGAACCGTGACGCAGGTGCCGATTCCCATAACGGTGACCATTTCGGGCACTCAGACCAAACTCAATGAACTGAGTGATTCCCTGATCATCATTACCGCCGACGTGACGGGTCTGGATTCCGGTACGCACAAAGTTCCGATCAAAGTCGACCTACCCAAGGATTACACGTTAATCAAGACCAGTCCTGAAACCGTCGACATCACCATCGAACCGTAAGGTTGTCGCTCTGAGACCATGCATCGCATGGTCTCAGCCTGTCTAACGGATTCATCCTGCCAATTTCACGAAAGGAACCAACCATGATCTTAGTACGTGATCTGTCACTACATATTGAAAAAACCGAGCTGGAACGCGAAGCTTTGCTGGGCGAACTATGCCGCCGCCTGGAGGTATCGGATTCAGCCATCGACTCCTTTCGGATTCTGAAAGAAAGCGTTGATGCCCGTAAAAAGGAAGATATCTATTTTAACTACCAGGTACTGGTGTCCCTGAAGGAGGAAGCTGCCTATCTCGCGGCCGGATCCCTGCCGTCCGGTGTCTCGCCCCATTATGAAGAGGTCAGCGAACCGGTGGTACCGGGCGAGGCGCCTCTGATCGGCCGGATCATCGTCGTCGGCTTCGGCCCGGCCGGCATCTTTGCCGGGTTGACGCTGGCCCGGGCCGGCTATCGGCCTCTGATCTTAGAGCGCGGCCCGGCCATGGCAGAGCGGACCAGCGCCGTGGAACGGTTCTGGCAAAACGGAGCGTTCGATCCGGCGGCCAATGTACAGTTCGGCGAGGGCGGCGCCGGAGCCTTCTCCGATGGCAAGCTGACCACCCGGATCCGTGACCTTCGGGTCGAACAGGTGCTCAGCGCGCTGACCGGGGCCGGTGCTCCCGAGGAAATCCTGTATCGCAACAAACCTCATGTCGGAACCGATCTGCTCAAGGGCGTGGTCATGAATCTGCGCCGGGAGATTCTTCAGCTGGGCGGAGAGATTTGCTTTTCGACCAGGCTGCTTGACCTGCGGACGGCGAACGGACGGGTGACTCACGTCAACGCCGGCGGTAACTGGATTCAGGCGGCTGCGCTGATCCTTTGCCCCGGGCACTCCGCCCGCGATACGTATGAAATGCTTCATGCCCATGGCGTCGCCATGGAGAGCAAAGCCTTCGCGGTGGGACTGAGGGTGGAACATCTGCAGGCGGAGCTGGACCAGAACCAGTATGGCGTCTGGGCATCCCACCCCAAGCTGCGGGCATCCGAATACAGCCTGACGGCCAATCTGCCCCAGGGCCGCGGTGTTTATTCCTTCTGCATGTGCCCCGGCGGCCAGGTCGTCAACGCCTCCAGCGAGGACGGACTGCTGTGCGTCAACGGCATGAGCTATCATGCCCGAGACCTGACCAACGCGAATTCGGCGGTGGTGGTGTCCGTATCGCCCGCCGACTTCGGGACAGCACCCCTCTCAGGGATCGCCTTCCAGCGTGAGCTGGAGCGGACGGCTTTTCGCATGGGGGGTTCCGACTGGAAAGCGCCGGTGCAGCTGACTTCTGATTTTCTGAAAAATCGCGTCAGCCGGGACTTAAAGCAGGTGTATCCTTCCGTTACGCCGGGCTTTGCCTTCGCGCCGCTCCATCAGGCCCTGCCTTTGGCAGTGACAACCAGTCTGCAGCAGGCCCTGCCCCTTTTCGGCCGCCGGATCCGAGGCTTTGACAAGCACGGACTGCTGACCGGAGTGGAAGCCAGAACCTCGGCGCCGCTGCGGATTCTGCGCGGCGCGGATCTGCAAAGTCCTTCGCATCAGGGACTTTATCCCTGCGGCGAGGGAGCCGGATATGCCGGCGGAATCGTCAGCGCGGCAGTGGACGGAATCAAAGCGGCCGAAGCCGTAATTCGAACCGGGCGTCCGACCGACTCTGAATGACTTTGCATTTATGAGGCGGCAAGCCCGCTGATTCGTTAAAAACACCGGGTGAGACACCGGGGTTTATTAACGAAATTATATTG is a window from the Clostridiaceae bacterium HFYG-1003 genome containing:
- the cdaA gene encoding diadenylate cyclase CdaA; the encoded protein is MEKFDMIKNTLLNLRFASIIEILIVAWLLYKLYWLIRETRAEQLLKGILIILALIPISYISNMTMLYFLLSRAITLGVLSFVIIFQPEIRRALEHLGRSAFNDRHITPEERAWEEMITEIATAVESMSQSKTGALIAIEQQTMLREIISTGTMIDAKVSAPLMENIFVPNTPLHDGAMIIRNDRIAAAGCMLPLTTSSEISKKLGTRHRAAIGLTEVSDAAVIVVSEETGVISLALNGKLVRNYDKDRLKAILLKILFKKQLKDEESMREKVKKWLKDKSTTSS
- a CDS encoding CdaR family protein, with the protein product MAKRQVNDLLIKILCIIASIALWVFIINTTNPPQRMTFNNVSVQVQNADTLLAKGLILVPNQQLTVRVPLEGPANDLYSINADAINVTLDVTQRALKVGEQEVQVTYVQTPSGVNLTGSNPAVKLQVDEYLKKPVEIKKDRLIYEAAPGFYVPEPQIDTNFVTVSGPKASVDRVAAVKPISEKKNISQLAREVLKLEALDSDGQIVPNVTLSESYVEVTYIPQPVKVVPVTAIWDGVNASINLVRITAEPTTIRITAKENILKNISEVETGSLNMELIEPGETRRAMPLILPIDVIVLDDANKPKEAIVDVVTVAEPITTKTVTKNVTLTGQPAQGTVTQVPIPITVTISGTQTKLNELSDSLIIITADVTGLDSGTHKVPIKVDLPKDYTLIKTSPETVDITIEP